A DNA window from Mycobacterium sp. IDR2000157661 contains the following coding sequences:
- the arc gene encoding proteasome ATPase has protein sequence MSESERSEAYSEGFNTHESGLSSEDAAELEELRREAAILREQLENAVGPHSGLRSARDVHQLEARIDSLAARNAKLMETLKEARQQLLALREEVDRLGQPPSGYGVLLGVQDDDTVDVFTSGRKMRLTCSPNIDTSTLKQGQTVRLNEALTVVEAGTFEAVGEISTLREILSDGHRALVVGHADEERIVWLAEPLVAAEDLPESYEDDLADDRPRRLRPGDSLLVDTKAGYAFERIPKAEVEDLVLEEVPDVSYNDIGGLGRQIEQIRDAVELPFLHKELYREYSLRPPKGVLLYGPPGCGKTLIAKAVANSLAKKMAEVRGDDAREAKSYFLNIKGPELLNKFVGETERHIRLIFQRAREKASEGTPVIVFFDEMDSIFRTRGTGVSSDVETTVVPQLLSEIDGVEGLENVIVIGASNREDMIDPAILRPGRLDVKIKIERPDAEAAQDIFSKYLTEELPVNEDDLAEFGGDRSLTIKGMIEKVVERMYAEIDDNRFLEVTYANGDKEVMYFKDFNSGAMIQNVVDRAKKYAIKSVLETGQPGLRIQHLLDSIVDEFAENEDLPNTTNPDDWARISGKKGERIVYIRTLVTGKSSSASRAIDTESNLGQYL, from the coding sequence ATGAGTGAATCAGAGCGTTCTGAAGCCTACTCAGAAGGTTTCAACACCCACGAGTCAGGTCTGTCCAGCGAGGACGCCGCCGAACTCGAAGAGCTGCGTCGCGAGGCGGCCATACTGCGCGAGCAGTTGGAGAACGCGGTCGGTCCGCATAGTGGTCTGCGCAGTGCACGCGACGTGCACCAGCTCGAGGCGCGGATCGACTCCCTCGCCGCACGCAACGCCAAGCTGATGGAGACCCTCAAAGAGGCCCGCCAACAGTTGCTGGCTCTGCGCGAAGAGGTCGACCGGCTGGGACAGCCGCCGAGCGGTTACGGCGTGCTGCTGGGTGTGCAGGACGATGACACCGTCGACGTATTCACCTCCGGTCGCAAGATGCGGCTGACGTGCTCACCCAACATCGACACCAGCACCCTCAAGCAGGGCCAGACCGTCCGCCTCAATGAGGCGCTCACGGTCGTGGAGGCCGGCACCTTCGAGGCGGTCGGCGAGATCAGCACGCTGCGCGAGATCCTGTCCGACGGACACCGCGCACTGGTCGTCGGTCATGCCGACGAGGAGCGCATCGTGTGGCTGGCCGAGCCACTGGTCGCCGCCGAGGACCTGCCCGAGTCCTACGAGGACGACCTGGCCGACGACCGGCCCCGCAGGCTGCGCCCGGGCGATTCGCTGCTGGTCGACACCAAGGCCGGATACGCGTTCGAGCGGATTCCCAAGGCCGAGGTCGAGGATCTGGTGCTCGAGGAGGTCCCCGACGTCAGCTACAACGACATCGGTGGGCTGGGCAGGCAGATCGAGCAGATCCGCGACGCGGTCGAGCTGCCGTTCCTGCACAAGGAGCTCTACCGCGAATACTCGCTGCGTCCGCCCAAGGGTGTGCTGCTTTACGGTCCGCCCGGTTGCGGTAAGACGCTGATCGCCAAGGCGGTGGCCAACTCGCTGGCCAAGAAGATGGCCGAGGTCCGCGGCGACGACGCCCGCGAGGCGAAGAGCTATTTCCTCAACATCAAGGGTCCCGAGCTGCTGAACAAGTTCGTCGGCGAGACCGAACGTCACATCCGGCTGATCTTCCAGCGCGCCCGCGAGAAGGCCTCCGAGGGCACGCCGGTGATCGTGTTCTTCGACGAGATGGACTCGATATTCCGCACCCGCGGCACCGGCGTCAGCTCGGATGTGGAGACCACCGTCGTGCCCCAGCTGCTCTCCGAGATCGACGGCGTCGAGGGCCTCGAGAACGTCATCGTCATCGGGGCCTCCAACCGCGAGGACATGATCGACCCGGCGATCCTGCGACCCGGCCGCCTCGACGTCAAGATCAAGATCGAGCGGCCGGACGCCGAAGCGGCGCAGGACATCTTCTCCAAGTACCTCACCGAGGAGCTACCGGTCAACGAGGACGACCTCGCGGAGTTCGGCGGAGATCGGTCGCTGACCATCAAGGGGATGATCGAGAAGGTCGTCGAGCGGATGTACGCCGAGATCGACGACAACCGCTTCCTCGAGGTGACCTACGCCAACGGCGACAAGGAGGTCATGTACTTCAAGGACTTCAACTCCGGCGCCATGATCCAGAACGTGGTCGACCGGGCCAAGAAGTACGCGATCAAGTCGGTCCTCGAGACCGGCCAGCCCGGTCTGCGGATACAGCATCTGCTCGACTCGATCGTCGACGAGTTCGCCGAGAACGAGGACCTGCCCAACACCACCAACCCCGATGACTGGGCGCGGATCTCGGGCAAGAAGGGCGAGCGAATCGTCTACATCCGCACGCTGGTCACCGGCAAGAGCTCGAGTGCCAGCCGCGCCATCGACACCGAGTCGAACCTGGGGCAGTACCTCTGA
- the dop gene encoding depupylase/deamidase Dop, with amino-acid sequence MQRIIGTEVEYGISSPSDPSANPILTSTQAVLAYAAAAGIQRAKRTRWDYEVESPLRDARGFDLSRSAGPPPVVDADEVGAANMILTNGARLYVDHAHPEYSAPECTDPMDAVIWDKAGERVMEAAARHVASVPGAAKLQLYKNNVDGKGASYGSHENYLMSRHTPFSAVIAGLTPFLVSRQVVTGSGRVGIGPSGDEPGFQLSQRSDYIEVEVGLETTLKRGIINTRDEPHADADKYRRLHVIIGDANLSETSTYLKLGATSLVLDLIEEGPQCGLDLSDLVLARPVHAVHVISRDPSLRATVALADGRELTGLALQRIYLDRVAKLVDSRDRDPRANHIIETWADVLDLLERDPMECAEILDWPAKLRLLEGFRSRENLGWSAPRLHLVDLQYSDVRLDKGLYNRLVARGSMKRLVTEQQVIDAVDNPPTDTRAYFRGECLRRFGADIAAASWDSVIFDLGGDSLVRIPTLEPLRGSKAHVGALLDSVDSAAELVEQLTT; translated from the coding sequence ATGCAACGGATTATCGGAACCGAGGTCGAGTACGGCATCTCGTCGCCGTCCGACCCGTCCGCCAATCCAATCCTGACATCCACGCAGGCGGTGCTGGCCTACGCGGCGGCCGCCGGAATCCAGCGCGCCAAGCGCACCCGCTGGGACTACGAGGTCGAGTCGCCGCTGCGCGATGCCCGCGGGTTCGACCTGAGTCGGTCGGCGGGCCCGCCGCCGGTGGTCGACGCCGACGAGGTCGGCGCGGCCAACATGATTCTGACCAACGGGGCCCGGCTTTACGTCGACCACGCGCATCCGGAGTACTCCGCGCCGGAGTGCACCGATCCGATGGACGCGGTGATCTGGGACAAAGCCGGTGAGCGGGTCATGGAGGCCGCGGCGCGGCATGTCGCGAGCGTGCCCGGCGCCGCCAAGCTGCAGCTCTACAAGAACAACGTGGACGGCAAGGGCGCCTCCTACGGGTCGCACGAGAACTATCTGATGTCGCGGCATACGCCGTTCTCCGCGGTGATCGCCGGCCTGACACCGTTCCTGGTCTCGCGGCAGGTGGTGACGGGCTCCGGGCGCGTCGGCATCGGTCCCTCCGGCGACGAACCCGGCTTCCAGCTCTCGCAGCGCTCGGATTACATCGAGGTCGAGGTCGGCCTGGAGACGACGCTCAAGCGCGGCATCATCAACACCCGCGACGAACCGCACGCCGACGCCGACAAGTACCGCAGGCTGCACGTCATCATCGGCGACGCCAACCTGTCCGAAACCTCGACTTATCTCAAGCTGGGAGCCACTTCGCTGGTGCTGGATCTGATCGAGGAGGGCCCGCAATGCGGGCTCGACCTGTCCGATCTGGTGCTCGCGCGGCCGGTGCACGCCGTGCACGTGATCAGCCGGGACCCCTCGCTGCGGGCCACCGTCGCACTGGCCGACGGCCGCGAACTCACCGGCCTTGCGCTGCAGCGCATCTACCTCGACCGGGTGGCCAAGCTCGTCGACAGCCGCGACCGTGACCCGCGTGCCAACCACATCATCGAGACCTGGGCGGACGTGCTCGACCTGCTGGAGCGCGACCCGATGGAGTGCGCCGAGATCCTCGACTGGCCCGCCAAGCTCCGGCTGCTGGAGGGGTTCCGCAGCCGGGAGAACCTGGGCTGGTCGGCGCCCCGGCTGCACCTGGTCGACCTGCAGTACTCCGATGTAAGGCTGGACAAGGGTCTTTACAACCGCCTGGTGGCGCGCGGTTCGATGAAGCGACTGGTCACCGAACAGCAGGTGATCGACGCGGTCGACAACCCGCCGACCGACACTCGTGCCTACTTCCGCGGGGAGTGCCTGCGGCGGTTCGGCGCCGACATCGCCGCCGCGAGCTGGGATTCGGTGATCTTCGATCTCGGCGGCGACTCACTGGTGCGGATTCCGACACTCGAGCCGCTACGCGGCAGCAAGGCGCACGTTGGAGCCCTGCTCGACTCGGTCGACAGCGCCGCGGAACTGGTCGAACAGCTCACGACGTAA
- a CDS encoding ubiquitin-like protein Pup: MAQEQTKRGGGGGEDDDPTGTAAGQERREKLAEDTDDLLDEIDDVLEENAEDFVRAYVQKGGQ, translated from the coding sequence ATGGCTCAGGAGCAGACCAAGCGCGGTGGTGGCGGCGGCGAGGACGACGACCCCACCGGCACGGCCGCCGGACAGGAGCGTCGCGAGAAGCTTGCCGAGGACACCGACGACCTGCTGGACGAGATCGACGACGTCCTGGAGGAGAACGCCGAGGACTTCGTGCGCGCGTATGTCCAGAAGGGTGGCCAGTGA
- the prcB gene encoding proteasome subunit beta, with amino-acid sequence MTFPTPSDHRHPVAPSVPVDLSSFSELLRRQAPGLLPANRQALGPTDAVPHGTTIVALKYPGGVVMAGDRRSTQGNMIAGRDVQKVYITDDYTATGIAGTAAIAVEFARLYAVELEHYEKLEGVALTFQGKVNRLATMVRGNLGAALQGFIAVPLLAGFDLDDRNPAAAGRIVSFDAAGGWNFEEEGYQSVGSGSIFAKSSMKKLYSRVSDAVSALRVAVEALYDAADDDSATGGPDLVRGIYPTAVSIGAEGAEEVSEDRIAEIAREVIESRSRADTFGPDAIHRPTDARGDS; translated from the coding sequence CTGACCTTTCCCACCCCTTCGGACCACCGTCACCCGGTAGCTCCTTCCGTCCCGGTGGATCTGTCGTCCTTCTCTGAGCTGCTGCGCCGCCAGGCGCCCGGACTGCTACCCGCGAACCGTCAGGCCCTCGGACCCACCGATGCGGTGCCGCACGGCACGACGATCGTCGCGCTGAAGTACCCCGGTGGCGTTGTGATGGCCGGGGACCGCCGGTCCACGCAGGGCAACATGATCGCCGGCCGGGATGTTCAGAAGGTCTACATCACCGACGACTACACGGCCACCGGCATCGCCGGGACCGCGGCGATCGCGGTGGAGTTCGCCCGCCTGTACGCCGTAGAACTCGAGCACTACGAGAAGCTCGAGGGTGTGGCCCTGACTTTCCAGGGCAAGGTCAACCGGCTCGCGACCATGGTGCGCGGCAACCTCGGCGCCGCCCTGCAGGGCTTCATCGCGGTGCCCCTGCTGGCCGGCTTCGACCTCGACGATCGCAACCCGGCCGCCGCCGGGCGCATCGTGTCGTTCGACGCCGCGGGCGGCTGGAACTTCGAGGAGGAGGGTTACCAGTCGGTGGGATCGGGCTCGATCTTCGCCAAGTCCTCGATGAAGAAGCTGTACTCGCGGGTGTCCGACGCCGTTTCGGCGCTGCGGGTGGCCGTCGAGGCGCTCTACGACGCGGCCGATGACGATTCAGCGACCGGCGGGCCGGACCTGGTGCGCGGGATATATCCGACTGCGGTGAGCATCGGCGCCGAGGGCGCCGAGGAGGTGTCCGAGGACCGCATCGCTGAAATCGCCCGCGAGGTCATCGAAAGCCGTTCGCGGGCCGACACCTTCGGCCCTGACGCCATTCACCGCCCGACCGACGCGCGGGGAGATTCGTGA
- the prcA gene encoding proteasome subunit alpha: MSFPYFISPEQAMRERSELARKGIARGRSVVALAYTDGVLFVAENPSRSLQKVSELYDRVGFAAVGRFNEFDNLRRGGIQYADTRGYAYARRDVTGRQLANVYAQTLGTIFTEQAKPYEVELCVAEVAHHGETKAPELYRITYDGSIADEPHFVVMGGTTEPISTALNESYAENLGLADAVKVAVNALKGGGNGEARTLGPSTLEVAILDANRPRRAFRRITGSALEAVLPEDDPEAANTVDGD, from the coding sequence GTGAGCTTTCCGTATTTCATCTCGCCAGAGCAGGCGATGCGTGAGCGCTCCGAGCTTGCGCGCAAGGGGATCGCCCGCGGCCGCAGCGTCGTGGCGCTCGCCTACACCGACGGTGTGTTGTTCGTCGCGGAGAACCCGTCGCGGTCCCTGCAGAAGGTCAGCGAGCTCTACGACCGCGTCGGTTTCGCCGCCGTCGGCCGGTTCAACGAGTTCGACAACCTCCGCCGGGGGGGCATCCAGTACGCGGACACCAGGGGATACGCCTACGCCCGTCGCGACGTCACCGGCCGCCAACTGGCCAACGTCTATGCCCAGACGCTCGGCACCATCTTCACCGAGCAGGCCAAGCCCTATGAGGTCGAGTTGTGCGTGGCAGAGGTGGCGCACCATGGTGAGACCAAAGCGCCCGAGCTGTACCGCATCACCTACGACGGGTCGATCGCCGACGAGCCGCACTTCGTGGTGATGGGCGGCACCACCGAACCGATCTCGACGGCGCTGAACGAGTCGTACGCGGAGAACCTCGGCCTGGCCGACGCGGTGAAGGTCGCGGTGAACGCGCTGAAGGGCGGCGGCAACGGCGAGGCGCGCACGCTGGGTCCGTCGACACTCGAGGTCGCCATCCTGGATGCGAACCGCCCGCGCCGGGCGTTCCGGCGGATCACCGGTTCAGCGCTGGAAGCGGTTCTGCCGGAGGACGATCCGGAAGCGGCGAACACCGTGGATGGCGACTAG
- a CDS encoding alpha/beta fold hydrolase — MSRCGHSAPVDGFRLAYGRFGTTGAPAVVLLHGWPGNRHDHRLVVPILGDVADVIVADLRGFGGSDKHAVAVRHFYSATAQAASIVGLIRELGLSDAVRDYLRHFWTHWSGPHFALSDDDLDRLVADYALPGAFTTSIAWYPAGAGTVAQSLSELPPERAVKIRTPTAVLWPRHDPLYPTAWADRLAHYFTDVDVQFAEGVGHFTPLETPDEFAEMVLVCAAPGRSR; from the coding sequence ATGAGCCGATGTGGTCACAGCGCGCCCGTCGACGGATTCCGGCTGGCGTACGGCCGTTTCGGCACGACGGGTGCGCCCGCCGTGGTGCTGCTGCACGGGTGGCCCGGCAACCGGCATGACCACCGGCTCGTCGTACCGATCCTCGGTGATGTCGCCGACGTGATCGTTGCCGACCTGCGGGGGTTCGGCGGCTCGGACAAACACGCCGTGGCGGTGCGGCACTTCTACAGTGCCACCGCGCAGGCCGCCAGCATCGTCGGGCTGATCAGGGAACTCGGCCTGTCCGACGCCGTGCGGGACTACCTGCGGCACTTCTGGACTCATTGGTCCGGCCCGCATTTCGCGCTGTCCGACGATGATCTGGACCGGCTGGTCGCCGACTACGCCCTGCCCGGCGCGTTCACCACCTCGATCGCGTGGTACCCCGCGGGTGCGGGCACCGTGGCCCAGTCCCTGTCCGAACTACCTCCCGAGCGCGCCGTCAAGATCCGCACGCCAACCGCCGTCCTGTGGCCCCGGCACGACCCGCTGTATCCCACCGCGTGGGCCGACCGGTTGGCTCACTACTTCACCGATGTGGATGTGCAATTCGCCGAGGGTGTCGGGCATTTCACGCCACTCGAAACCCCGGACGAGTTCGCCGAGATGGTGCTGGTCTGCGCCGCACCCGGCCGAAGCCGATGA
- a CDS encoding alpha/beta hydrolase: MTRPTVSRAEAWRPDALHRLAGGWDEAARRMAMQADAAAAEVDRAGAHWTGAAADAAGVRGRRLVTAADSTARGLVLAAVAARDGADQIAAAQAVVLARVADAHGGGFVVADDGTVSPQAEPGSLLVALSGGDAAVADDLITAQAHRLTAQITDALDRLGVADADAAADIDDAFASTSGPVPAATVPAGAGPGAASVADWPAMSQDRISAQIATLTPVQRRQLIAEHPHQVGNTDGVPWDMRTSANRINIAQGIVDDLGDPAAEGRIDFYRGLLGEIDDPARDSRRVDRQILAFDPARSSLVELNGDLSAASSVAVLVPGLNTTIEGSAANTATARRFVGASRGEVATITYLGGPFPRGTSIGGMLDAADPRYALQMAPRLVAFSEDVDRTVDGTGRRIPVTVIGHSYGGSIVGTAEALGLTADRTLYVAAAGAGVGVDEPAEWHNRNPDVLRYSMTPPGDLIEAVQGVPGGPHGADPDEMPGVIRLNTGHYDDGGLVSGPRSHSDVMNRPSDAWRNILAVITGDSVTLHRAG, from the coding sequence GTGACGCGGCCGACGGTCTCGCGCGCCGAAGCGTGGCGGCCCGATGCGCTTCACCGTCTGGCCGGCGGCTGGGACGAGGCGGCCCGCCGCATGGCGATGCAGGCCGATGCCGCCGCGGCCGAGGTCGACCGGGCCGGCGCCCACTGGACCGGCGCGGCGGCCGACGCCGCCGGTGTTCGGGGACGACGCCTGGTTACCGCCGCCGACAGCACCGCCCGCGGCCTGGTGCTGGCCGCGGTCGCCGCGCGTGACGGGGCGGACCAGATCGCAGCCGCGCAGGCGGTGGTGCTGGCGCGGGTGGCCGACGCGCACGGTGGCGGGTTCGTCGTCGCCGACGACGGCACGGTGAGCCCGCAGGCCGAGCCCGGGAGCCTGCTCGTCGCGCTGTCCGGTGGCGACGCCGCCGTGGCCGACGATCTGATCACCGCGCAGGCGCACCGGCTGACCGCTCAGATCACCGACGCGCTGGACCGGCTGGGGGTCGCCGACGCGGACGCGGCCGCCGACATCGACGATGCCTTCGCGTCGACGTCCGGGCCGGTGCCCGCCGCGACGGTTCCCGCAGGCGCGGGGCCCGGGGCCGCCTCGGTCGCCGACTGGCCCGCGATGAGCCAGGACCGGATCAGCGCGCAGATCGCCACGCTGACCCCCGTTCAGCGCCGGCAGCTCATCGCCGAACATCCGCACCAGGTCGGCAACACCGACGGCGTGCCGTGGGACATGCGGACGTCGGCGAATCGCATCAACATCGCCCAGGGCATCGTCGACGACCTCGGCGACCCCGCGGCTGAGGGACGCATCGACTTCTACCGCGGCCTGCTCGGTGAGATCGACGACCCGGCGCGCGACAGCCGGCGCGTCGACCGGCAGATCCTCGCGTTCGACCCGGCGCGGTCCTCACTGGTCGAGCTCAACGGCGACCTGTCCGCCGCTAGCAGCGTCGCGGTGCTGGTGCCCGGTCTGAACACCACGATCGAGGGGTCGGCCGCCAACACAGCGACCGCACGCCGGTTCGTCGGCGCCTCCCGCGGCGAAGTGGCGACGATCACCTATCTGGGCGGTCCGTTCCCCCGCGGTACGTCGATCGGCGGGATGCTCGACGCCGCCGACCCGCGCTACGCGCTGCAGATGGCGCCGCGGTTGGTGGCGTTCAGCGAAGACGTCGACCGCACGGTGGACGGTACCGGGCGCCGGATCCCCGTCACCGTGATCGGCCACTCCTACGGCGGATCCATCGTCGGCACCGCCGAGGCGCTGGGCCTTACGGCCGACCGCACGCTGTACGTGGCGGCGGCCGGAGCGGGGGTCGGGGTGGACGAGCCCGCCGAGTGGCACAACCGCAACCCCGACGTGCTGAGGTACTCCATGACACCGCCGGGTGACCTCATCGAGGCCGTGCAAGGAGTTCCCGGCGGACCGCACGGCGCGGACCCCGACGAGATGCCGGGCGTGATCCGTTTGAACACAGGCCATTACGACGACGGTGGTCTGGTGTCGGGTCCCCGCTCCCACAGCGATGTGATGAACCGGCCGTCGGATGCCTGGCGCAACATACTCGCCGTCATCACCGGTGATTCGGTAACTCTGCATCGAGCCGGCTGA
- a CDS encoding DUF7162 family protein, which produces MGEIVEVDPARLRAVADRVLAAAEHVAQLRWPTLDPDDLPDSVVGNIAAPALVAARLGEVVAAMRGWAVAAHMSVDAFERTDHGNGERFGRR; this is translated from the coding sequence ATGGGGGAAATCGTGGAGGTCGACCCGGCCCGGCTGCGGGCGGTCGCCGACCGGGTGCTGGCCGCTGCCGAACACGTCGCGCAGTTGCGTTGGCCCACACTGGATCCCGACGACCTGCCGGACTCGGTCGTCGGCAACATCGCGGCACCCGCTCTGGTAGCGGCGCGGCTGGGCGAAGTCGTGGCCGCGATGCGCGGCTGGGCGGTCGCGGCGCACATGTCGGTCGACGCGTTCGAACGGACCGACCACGGCAACGGCGAGCGCTTCGGCCGCCGGTGA